A DNA window from Stenotrophomonas sp. 57 contains the following coding sequences:
- a CDS encoding type II secretion system F family protein, with translation MPNYRYKALNPHGEIFDGQMEAASEAELIARLQDQGHLPMETQLADGGAIGGSSWRTLLRQRPLQGAALLQFTQQLATLLGAGQPLDRALSILLGLPEDERSRRAITDIRDVVRGGSPLSTALERQHGLFSRLYVNMVRAGEAGGSLHETLQRLADYLERSRALQGKVINALVYPAILLVVVGGALLFLLGYVVPQFAQMYESLDVALPWFTNAVLQLGLFVRDWWVLLLVVPAVLALFFERKARQPAFRLALDGWLLQRRGIGRLLGELETARLARTLGTLLRNGVPLLGALGIARNVLGNRALAADVEAAADEVKNGAGLSLALSRGKRFPRLALQMIQVGEESGALDTMLLKAADTFEQDSARRIDRLLAAMVPAITLVLASVVGAVIVAVLVPLYDLTNAIG, from the coding sequence ATGCCGAACTACCGTTACAAAGCGCTCAATCCGCACGGCGAGATCTTCGACGGGCAGATGGAAGCGGCCAGCGAGGCCGAACTGATCGCGCGCCTGCAGGACCAGGGGCACCTGCCGATGGAAACGCAGCTGGCCGACGGAGGCGCGATCGGTGGCAGCAGCTGGCGCACCCTGCTGCGCCAGCGCCCGTTGCAGGGCGCCGCGCTGCTGCAGTTCACCCAGCAGCTGGCAACCCTGCTCGGCGCCGGCCAGCCGCTGGACCGTGCGCTGTCGATCCTGCTGGGGCTGCCGGAAGACGAACGTTCGCGCCGCGCGATCACCGACATCCGTGACGTGGTGCGCGGTGGTTCGCCGCTGTCGACCGCATTGGAACGCCAGCACGGCCTGTTCTCGCGGCTGTACGTCAACATGGTGCGTGCCGGCGAGGCGGGTGGCAGCCTGCACGAGACGCTGCAGCGGCTGGCCGACTACCTCGAACGCAGCCGCGCGCTGCAGGGCAAGGTGATCAACGCACTGGTCTATCCGGCCATCCTGCTGGTGGTGGTGGGCGGTGCGCTGTTGTTCCTGCTCGGTTACGTGGTGCCGCAGTTCGCACAGATGTACGAGAGCCTGGACGTAGCGCTGCCATGGTTCACCAACGCCGTGCTGCAGCTCGGCCTGTTCGTGCGGGACTGGTGGGTACTGCTGCTGGTGGTGCCTGCAGTGCTGGCGCTGTTCTTCGAGCGCAAGGCGCGGCAACCGGCGTTCCGGCTGGCACTGGACGGCTGGCTGCTGCAGCGCCGCGGCATCGGTCGCCTGCTGGGTGAACTGGAAACCGCACGGCTGGCGCGCACGCTGGGCACCCTGCTGCGCAATGGCGTGCCGCTGCTTGGCGCTTTGGGCATCGCCCGCAACGTACTGGGCAACCGCGCGCTGGCCGCCGATGTGGAAGCGGCCGCCGATGAAGTAAAAAATGGTGCCGGCCTGTCGCTGGCGCTGTCACGCGGCAAGCGCTTCCCGCGCCTGGCCCTGCAGATGATCCAGGTCGGCGAGGAATCCGGGGCCCTCGACACCATGCTGTTGAAGGCTGCCGACACGTTCGAACAGGACAGCGCACGGCGCATCGATCGCCTGCTGGCCGCGATGGTGCCGGCCATCACCCTGGTGCTGGCCTCGGTGGTCGGCGCGGTGATCGTGGCCGTGCTGGTGCCGCTGTACGACCTGACCAATGCCATCGGTTGA
- the gspG gene encoding type II secretion system major pseudopilin GspG: protein MIASRRPIRLSFTAARNQSGMSLLEIIIVIVLIGAVLTLVASRVLGGADRGKANIAKAQVQTVASKIDNYQIDTGKLPGSLNDLVTAPAGVGGWLGPYAKPADLNDPWGHALEYRAPGEGQPYELVSLGKDGKAGGSSVDADIRYQP from the coding sequence ATGATTGCTTCCCGTCGACCGATCCGCCTTTCCTTCACCGCCGCGCGCAACCAGTCGGGCATGAGCCTGCTGGAAATCATCATCGTCATTGTGCTGATTGGCGCGGTGCTGACCCTGGTCGCCAGCCGCGTGCTGGGCGGTGCCGACCGCGGCAAGGCCAACATCGCCAAGGCGCAGGTGCAGACCGTGGCATCCAAGATCGACAACTACCAGATCGACACCGGCAAGCTGCCCGGCTCGCTGAACGACCTGGTGACCGCGCCCGCTGGCGTGGGTGGCTGGCTGGGCCCGTATGCCAAGCCGGCCGATCTGAACGACCCGTGGGGCCACGCGCTGGAATACCGTGCGCCGGGCGAGGGCCAGCCGTACGAGCTGGTCAGCCTGGGCAAGGATGGCAAGGCCGGTGGCAGCAGCGTCGACGCCGACATCCGCTACCAGCCCTGA
- a CDS encoding GspH/FimT family pseudopilin — translation MTHVLPRRLPRPRLPGRRAAGLSLLEMLLVIALIAAIGLITAAGLSRGFAGMQLRSAGKDIANQLRMVRAQAIARGEPQRFVIEPARRHWQGASQRQGDVPAQLQVQFEGAAQLATAPGQGVIEFHPDGGSSGGRIRLQRDGAEWRIDVGWLTGEVRSGPWRAP, via the coding sequence ATGACGCACGTCCTGCCGCGCCGGCTGCCACGCCCGCGCCTGCCCGGCAGGCGTGCGGCGGGCCTGTCGCTGCTGGAAATGCTGTTGGTGATCGCGCTGATTGCCGCGATCGGCCTGATCACCGCCGCTGGCCTGTCGCGCGGCTTTGCCGGCATGCAGCTGCGCAGCGCCGGCAAGGACATTGCCAACCAGCTGCGCATGGTGCGCGCGCAGGCCATCGCCCGCGGCGAGCCGCAGCGCTTCGTGATCGAGCCGGCGCGACGCCACTGGCAAGGTGCGAGCCAGCGCCAGGGAGATGTCCCCGCGCAGCTGCAGGTGCAGTTCGAAGGTGCCGCGCAGCTGGCCACCGCGCCCGGGCAGGGCGTGATCGAGTTCCATCCCGATGGTGGTTCCAGCGGGGGCCGCATCCGCTTGCAGCGCGACGGCGCCGAATGGCGCATCGATGTCGGCTGGCTGACCGGCGAGGTCCGCTCCGGTCCCTGGCGGGCCCCATGA
- a CDS encoding prepilin-type N-terminal cleavage/methylation domain-containing protein has translation MKRRAGGFTLLEVIIAFALLGLALTLLLGSLSGGAKQVREAEVRTRAVLHAQSLLAEAGVASPLQVGRQQGDWEQGRYHWELQVQPWVEPRAGNAMQAQAQSPGAPWLAELQLQVRWGDSEREQLRWRSLRLLPPDLESAR, from the coding sequence ATGAAGCGGCGCGCAGGTGGCTTCACGTTGCTGGAAGTGATCATCGCCTTCGCCCTGCTGGGCCTGGCGCTGACACTGCTGCTGGGCAGCCTGTCCGGTGGCGCGAAACAGGTGCGCGAGGCCGAGGTGCGTACGCGTGCGGTGCTGCATGCACAGTCGTTGCTGGCCGAAGCCGGTGTCGCATCCCCCTTGCAGGTCGGGCGCCAGCAGGGCGACTGGGAACAGGGGCGTTACCACTGGGAACTGCAGGTGCAGCCGTGGGTGGAGCCGCGTGCCGGCAATGCGATGCAGGCGCAGGCACAATCGCCGGGTGCGCCGTGGCTGGCCGAACTGCAGCTGCAGGTCCGCTGGGGCGACAGCGAGCGCGAGCAACTGCGCTGGCGCAGCCTGCGCCTGCTGCCGCCGGACCTGGAGAGCGCGCGATGA
- a CDS encoding type II secretion system protein J — protein sequence MKRRAAGFTLVEVMLATVLLAGGLALAFASVRSAMAVSQRGEQIAAESERMRAVEALLRRQLAGALRTPLEVPDPTREPIFFQGEEQRMLFAADLPGYLGRGGAYLHALQVDGRSGQQRLLLDLVLLQEGERIAENPPRPPEVLVENLKSVQLRYRGIDASTGQVTDWMQRWDDTRRLPMLVEIQIVPAKGAPWPTLVVAPRAGGSGGAR from the coding sequence ATGAAGCGCCGCGCCGCAGGCTTCACCCTGGTGGAAGTGATGCTGGCCACGGTGCTGTTGGCCGGTGGCCTGGCGCTGGCGTTCGCCAGCGTGCGCTCGGCGATGGCGGTGAGCCAGCGTGGCGAGCAGATTGCCGCCGAGAGCGAACGCATGCGTGCGGTCGAGGCCCTGCTGCGGCGACAACTGGCCGGTGCGCTGCGCACGCCGCTGGAAGTGCCTGATCCCACCCGCGAACCGATCTTCTTCCAGGGCGAAGAGCAACGCATGCTGTTTGCCGCCGATCTGCCCGGTTATCTCGGCCGCGGTGGGGCGTACCTGCATGCATTGCAGGTGGATGGCCGCAGCGGCCAGCAACGCCTGCTGCTGGACCTGGTGCTGCTGCAGGAAGGCGAGCGCATTGCCGAGAATCCGCCGCGCCCGCCGGAGGTGCTGGTGGAGAACCTGAAATCGGTGCAGCTGCGCTATCGCGGCATCGATGCCAGCACCGGCCAGGTGACCGACTGGATGCAACGCTGGGACGACACCCGGCGCCTGCCGATGCTCGTGGAGATCCAGATCGTGCCCGCCAAGGGGGCGCCCTGGCCCACGCTGGTGGTGGCACCGCGCGCCGGTGGCAGCGGAGGTGCACGGTGA
- a CDS encoding general secretion pathway protein GspK translates to MNRARGAALVLVLWLIALMTALVGAFALSARVEHLQQRVLDDDARGQERARAGLEYALTRLSADPQRAPWRADGRTYRWQFDDAAIEIKVLDENGKINLNLADVALLTAFLKALGEDETQARQLAGAIVDWRDEDSLLQPGGGAEAPDYASAGLPYGPRNRRFETLGELQRVLGMRGALYQAMLPHLTLYSRQARPDPQFASAPVLTALGLDAETVLAQRAQQERDADSAAGASTLASSSGTYSIESRVIDGSGRRSVLQAVVRNGSGGVPGRSYTVLRWEQGMTAR, encoded by the coding sequence GTGAACCGGGCACGCGGCGCGGCTCTGGTGCTGGTGCTGTGGTTGATCGCGCTGATGACGGCGCTGGTCGGCGCGTTCGCGCTCAGCGCGCGCGTCGAGCATCTGCAGCAGCGGGTGCTGGACGACGATGCGCGTGGGCAGGAACGGGCGCGGGCGGGACTGGAGTACGCGCTGACGCGCCTGTCCGCCGATCCGCAGCGGGCGCCGTGGCGTGCCGATGGCCGCACCTATCGCTGGCAGTTCGACGATGCCGCCATCGAGATCAAGGTGCTGGACGAGAACGGCAAGATCAACCTGAACCTGGCCGACGTGGCCCTGCTGACTGCCTTCCTCAAAGCGCTGGGCGAAGACGAAACGCAGGCCCGCCAGCTGGCCGGTGCAATCGTCGACTGGCGTGACGAAGACAGCCTGCTGCAGCCAGGAGGTGGCGCAGAAGCCCCCGACTATGCCTCGGCGGGCTTGCCCTATGGCCCACGCAACAGGCGTTTCGAGACGCTGGGTGAGCTGCAGCGCGTGCTCGGCATGCGCGGTGCGCTGTACCAGGCCATGCTGCCGCACCTGACCCTGTACAGCCGGCAGGCGCGGCCGGATCCGCAGTTCGCCAGCGCGCCGGTGCTGACTGCACTGGGCCTGGATGCGGAGACCGTACTGGCCCAGCGCGCCCAGCAGGAGCGTGACGCCGATTCCGCTGCCGGCGCGTCAACCCTTGCCAGCAGCAGTGGCACCTATAGTATCGAGTCCCGTGTCATCGACGGCAGTGGACGCCGGTCGGTGTTGCAGGCAGTGGTACGCAATGGCTCGGGCGGGGTTCCCGGGCGGTCCTACACAGTGCTTCGCTGGGAGCAGGGAATGACAGCAAGATGA
- a CDS encoding PilN domain-containing protein, producing the protein MTAWQDSVRQVQGRIGPGAGRFLRWWRQSLLAWVPARWQWALGWAQARLLLQREGEQLQVWREAGERREPVARLPWPLSPAELDRVLEARLRSLPRVWLLPADDVLRRQLRLPAAAADRLRAVVGFEIDRQTPFESSQVSYDVRELGAAGEGQLQVELVAWPLRQLEVWRSDVGQWADALAAVDAIDAQGNSLQVNLLPPAQRQLRADPMRRWNLLLAVAAVVMLVLAGLQLLDNRRAAADELRAQVERSARSARGVASERAQLQALIDGAAFLEKQRSQRAGTVEIWTELTRRLPEGTYLEKLAIENNNLQLIGLSREASQLVQLLQDAPQWRKVNLTGVLQADGAASGRDRFTMTAELQPLPAATPTREAADADAKRTP; encoded by the coding sequence ATGACGGCTTGGCAGGACAGTGTGCGGCAGGTGCAGGGCCGGATCGGCCCCGGCGCCGGCCGTTTCCTGCGCTGGTGGCGACAATCGCTGCTGGCGTGGGTGCCGGCCCGTTGGCAGTGGGCGCTGGGCTGGGCGCAGGCACGCCTGCTGCTGCAGCGCGAAGGCGAGCAGCTGCAGGTCTGGCGTGAGGCCGGTGAGCGCCGCGAACCGGTGGCACGGCTGCCGTGGCCGCTGTCGCCGGCCGAACTGGATCGCGTGCTGGAAGCGCGACTACGCAGCTTGCCGCGGGTGTGGCTGCTGCCGGCCGATGACGTGCTGCGCCGCCAGCTGCGGCTGCCAGCGGCGGCGGCCGATCGCCTGCGTGCGGTGGTCGGTTTCGAGATCGACCGGCAGACGCCGTTCGAATCCAGTCAGGTCAGCTATGACGTACGTGAACTCGGCGCGGCGGGCGAAGGCCAGCTGCAGGTCGAGCTGGTGGCGTGGCCGTTGCGGCAGCTCGAGGTCTGGCGCAGCGACGTGGGCCAATGGGCCGACGCGCTGGCCGCTGTCGACGCCATCGATGCGCAGGGCAACAGCCTGCAGGTGAACCTGCTGCCGCCCGCGCAGCGCCAGCTGCGGGCCGATCCGATGCGGCGCTGGAACCTGCTGCTGGCGGTGGCTGCGGTGGTGATGCTGGTGCTGGCTGGCCTGCAGCTGCTCGACAACCGCCGCGCGGCTGCCGATGAACTGCGTGCCCAGGTCGAGCGCAGTGCGCGCAGTGCGCGTGGTGTGGCCAGTGAACGCGCGCAGCTGCAGGCGCTGATCGACGGTGCTGCGTTCCTGGAAAAGCAGCGCAGCCAGCGCGCCGGTACGGTGGAGATCTGGACTGAACTGACCCGGCGCCTGCCGGAAGGTACCTACCTGGAAAAGCTGGCGATCGAGAACAACAACCTGCAGTTGATCGGGCTCAGCCGCGAGGCGTCGCAGCTGGTGCAGCTGCTGCAGGATGCGCCGCAGTGGCGCAAGGTGAATCTGACCGGCGTGCTGCAGGCCGATGGTGCCGCCAGCGGCCGCGACCGCTTCACCATGACTGCGGAACTGCAGCCGTTGCCGGCGGCAACCCCGACCCGGGAGGCGGCCGATGCCGATGCCAAGCGCACGCCGTGA
- the gspM gene encoding type II secretion system protein GspM, translating to MPSARRDRWLALALLLAVLGLAYLLLVHPWFTQPLREIDADVAALRERESRVQAQLQQKPQIEQRLRATQDALQQRPGFLREATAEAAAAALGAKLQDAVAMASPGNRSCTISNRTPLTDNRRDAEFVRVAMQVRLRCGVAELATVLHSLETGSPRLFVDNLNLIAQRFQQSPNESGLGLDVSFELAGYLLPGAAADGSVPTPGAEPVSAPQPPSAAPAPAPAAPAEGQEVADET from the coding sequence ATGCCAAGCGCACGCCGTGACCGCTGGCTGGCGCTGGCACTGCTGCTGGCAGTGCTGGGCCTGGCCTATCTGCTGCTGGTGCACCCCTGGTTTACCCAGCCGCTGCGCGAGATCGATGCCGATGTCGCCGCGCTGCGCGAACGCGAATCGCGCGTGCAGGCACAGCTGCAGCAGAAGCCGCAGATCGAGCAGCGCCTGCGTGCCACCCAGGACGCCCTGCAGCAACGGCCGGGCTTCCTGCGCGAAGCGACCGCCGAAGCGGCCGCCGCTGCGCTTGGCGCCAAGCTGCAGGATGCGGTGGCGATGGCCAGCCCGGGCAACCGCAGCTGCACCATCAGCAACCGCACCCCGCTCACCGACAACCGCCGGGACGCCGAGTTCGTGCGCGTGGCCATGCAGGTACGCCTGCGCTGTGGCGTGGCCGAACTGGCCACCGTGCTGCACAGCCTGGAAACCGGCAGCCCGCGCTTGTTCGTCGACAATCTCAACCTGATCGCGCAGCGCTTCCAGCAGTCGCCGAATGAATCCGGGCTTGGTCTGGATGTGTCGTTCGAGCTGGCCGGCTACCTGCTGCCCGGCGCTGCTGCCGATGGCAGTGTGCCGACGCCTGGCGCCGAGCCGGTGTCGGCGCCGCAGCCCCCTTCGGCTGCACCCGCCCCCGCACCGGCTGCGCCGGCCGAGGGACAGGAGGTGGCCGATGAAACTTGA
- a CDS encoding general secretion pathway protein GspN: MKLEQISLRTGFLLALAGWAAAIWLATGFGLGSQLPGAGGDADAAPSLPTLPPLAAERMASADSYSVIGERPLFAEDRKPRPYLLGGSEPAASAALRLTGVLMTGDFGMATFSTEQNRSLRLRLNGDAVDGWQLVALAPRQATVIGPGGSQVLELAVFNGQGGEPPTVLRGANGAPPAPGALPPPPQQPPAPVQASPAAAPRAPDSAASAASAAAAPPANNNGPSEAQMQAIRERIQARRRQLQQQQQQPSPPPGDGTNR, encoded by the coding sequence ATGAAACTTGAGCAGATCAGCCTGCGCACCGGTTTCCTGCTGGCGCTGGCGGGTTGGGCGGCGGCGATCTGGCTGGCCACCGGCTTCGGCTTGGGCAGCCAGCTGCCGGGCGCCGGTGGCGATGCCGATGCCGCGCCATCACTGCCGACCCTGCCGCCACTGGCGGCCGAACGCATGGCCAGCGCCGACAGCTACAGCGTCATCGGCGAGCGCCCGCTGTTCGCCGAAGACCGCAAGCCAAGACCTTACCTGCTGGGTGGCAGCGAACCGGCCGCCAGCGCCGCGTTGCGCCTGACCGGGGTGCTGATGACCGGCGATTTCGGCATGGCCACCTTCAGTACCGAACAGAACCGTTCGCTGCGCCTGCGGCTCAATGGTGACGCGGTGGACGGCTGGCAGCTGGTCGCACTGGCACCACGCCAGGCCACGGTGATCGGTCCTGGTGGGAGCCAGGTGCTGGAACTTGCCGTGTTCAACGGCCAGGGAGGGGAGCCTCCCACCGTGCTGCGTGGCGCCAACGGCGCGCCGCCGGCGCCCGGGGCCTTGCCACCGCCGCCGCAGCAGCCCCCCGCACCGGTGCAGGCATCCCCCGCTGCGGCCCCGCGCGCGCCTGACAGTGCCGCCTCCGCAGCATCGGCCGCGGCTGCACCCCCTGCCAACAACAACGGCCCCAGCGAAGCGCAGATGCAGGCCATCCGCGAACGCATCCAGGCCCGCCGTCGCCAGCTGCAACAACAGCAGCAACAACCGTCGCCGCCCCCGGGCGATGGCACCAACCGATAG
- the gspD gene encoding type II secretion system secretin GspD, whose product MSLRFLPWSFALALLVGCSTVSAPHVQRKGNLSPTAEAGQAAEVAADAARDAQGAPQAVIRRGTGTMINREAARAPAPALHGASTGEATFNFEGESVHAVVKAILGDMLGQNYVIAPGVQGTVTLATPKPVSPAQALNLLEMVLGWNNARMVYSGGRYNIVAADQALAGTVAPSTAPAASARGFEVRVIPLQFISATEMKKVLEPYARPNAIVNVDSGRNVITLGGTRAELENYMRTVEIFDVDWLSGMSVGVFPIQSGKAEQVAADLEKVFGEESKTPSAGMFRFLPLENANAVLVITPQVRYLDQIQQWLDRIDTAGGSARLFSYELRYIKARDLAERLSEAFASSGNRGASSPASLAPGAMPSQLGSDGDGDRGMDSNNSSSFGSTPGSGSSGAGNGSMNLPQRQSGNVSVSLEVEGDRVGVSAVEETNTLLVRSTPQAWRSIREVIEKLDVMPLQVHIEAQVAEVSLDGDLKYGVNWFFDNAVAGRALTGALGGVTLPAAAGGSWSSFAGAATGGEGLGWAFTGHNGAAVVSALDKVTDVRLLQTPSVFVRNNAEATLNVGDKVPINTTTVNTGIGTSSYSSVQYIDTGVILKVRPRVTRDGTVFLDIVQEVSSASNVPENCNPQERNCNPRISTKKLSTEAAVQSGDTIMLAGLITDSGTDGSSGIPGLSRIPVVGALFGQKSRTSRRSEVIVLLTPSIVRNSQEARNLTDEYSQRFRAMEPLNQPRAKK is encoded by the coding sequence ATGAGCCTGCGTTTTCTTCCCTGGTCCTTTGCCCTCGCGCTGCTGGTCGGCTGCAGCACCGTGTCCGCGCCGCATGTGCAGCGCAAGGGCAACCTGTCGCCCACGGCCGAAGCCGGCCAGGCGGCCGAGGTCGCCGCCGATGCCGCCCGTGACGCACAGGGTGCTCCGCAGGCCGTGATCCGCCGCGGTACCGGCACCATGATCAACCGCGAAGCCGCACGCGCACCGGCACCGGCACTGCATGGCGCCAGCACCGGCGAAGCCACCTTCAACTTCGAGGGCGAGTCGGTGCATGCGGTGGTCAAGGCCATCCTCGGTGACATGCTCGGCCAGAACTACGTGATCGCGCCGGGGGTGCAGGGCACGGTGACCCTGGCCACGCCCAAGCCGGTATCGCCGGCGCAGGCGTTGAACCTGCTGGAAATGGTGCTGGGCTGGAACAATGCCCGCATGGTCTACAGCGGCGGCCGCTACAACATCGTCGCCGCCGACCAGGCCCTGGCCGGCACGGTCGCACCGAGCACCGCGCCGGCGGCCAGCGCACGAGGCTTCGAAGTGCGGGTGATCCCGTTGCAGTTCATCTCCGCCACCGAAATGAAGAAGGTGCTGGAGCCGTATGCGCGGCCCAATGCCATCGTCAACGTCGACAGCGGCCGCAACGTGATCACCCTCGGCGGTACCCGCGCCGAGCTGGAAAACTACATGCGCACCGTCGAGATCTTCGACGTCGACTGGCTGTCGGGCATGTCGGTGGGCGTGTTCCCGATCCAGTCGGGCAAGGCCGAGCAGGTCGCTGCCGACCTGGAGAAAGTGTTCGGCGAGGAGAGCAAGACCCCCAGCGCCGGCATGTTCCGCTTCCTGCCCCTGGAGAACGCCAACGCGGTGCTGGTAATCACCCCCCAGGTGCGTTACCTGGACCAGATCCAGCAGTGGCTGGACCGTATCGATACTGCCGGCGGCAGCGCCCGCCTGTTCTCCTACGAACTGCGCTACATCAAGGCGCGCGACCTGGCCGAGCGCCTCAGTGAAGCCTTCGCCAGCAGCGGCAACCGCGGCGCGTCCAGCCCCGCCTCGCTGGCCCCGGGGGCGATGCCGTCGCAGCTGGGCAGCGACGGCGACGGCGACCGTGGCATGGACAGCAACAACAGCAGCAGTTTCGGCTCGACCCCGGGCAGCGGTTCCAGTGGTGCCGGCAACGGCAGCATGAACCTGCCGCAGCGCCAGTCCGGCAACGTCAGCGTCAGCCTGGAAGTGGAGGGCGATCGCGTGGGCGTGTCGGCGGTGGAGGAAACCAATACCCTGCTGGTGCGCTCGACCCCGCAGGCCTGGCGCTCGATCCGCGAGGTGATCGAGAAGCTGGACGTGATGCCGCTGCAGGTGCACATCGAAGCCCAGGTGGCAGAAGTCTCGCTGGACGGTGACCTGAAGTACGGCGTGAACTGGTTCTTCGACAATGCCGTGGCCGGGCGTGCACTGACGGGAGCCTTGGGCGGCGTGACCCTGCCGGCAGCAGCGGGTGGCTCCTGGAGCAGCTTCGCCGGTGCCGCGACCGGTGGCGAAGGCCTGGGCTGGGCGTTCACCGGTCACAATGGTGCGGCGGTGGTGAGCGCGCTGGACAAGGTCACCGATGTACGCCTGCTGCAGACCCCCTCGGTGTTCGTGCGCAACAACGCCGAGGCCACGCTCAACGTGGGCGACAAGGTGCCGATCAACACGACTACGGTGAACACCGGCATCGGCACCAGCAGCTACAGCTCGGTGCAGTACATCGACACCGGCGTGATCCTGAAGGTGCGCCCGCGCGTGACGCGCGACGGCACGGTGTTCCTCGACATCGTGCAGGAAGTGAGCAGCGCCTCGAACGTGCCGGAGAACTGCAACCCGCAGGAGCGCAACTGCAACCCGCGCATCTCGACCAAGAAGCTGTCGACCGAAGCGGCGGTGCAGAGCGGCGACACCATCATGCTGGCCGGCCTGATCACCGATTCGGGCACCGATGGCAGCAGCGGCATTCC